The Setaria italica strain Yugu1 chromosome VIII, Setaria_italica_v2.0, whole genome shotgun sequence genome includes the window TAAACAATACACTCTTTGGCAAAGGGAGAGGTCGTAggccccgtttgtatccgcttataagcggcttatcggtggaaataagcgagaatcccgccaaacgctttgcttatttccaccgattctcgcttatgtggtaagccgcttcaacgatttgaactacgagaagcgaaaagcgagaagcgagaaaatcttcgcttagattataatctaagcgtggctgggaaaagcgtatacaaacagggccgtAGTCTGTGGGATGGCCTGCGGCACCTACAGCTACCAGCTGATGACAGAAAACAGCACTTTTGTTTTAATAAAAATAGACGGTCTTTGTACGAAGCGTGGACATGTTGATGCGGGCCAATCTGCGGCAGGCATGGCAGTCCAGAGATGGTAGACGGTGGCAATATGGTTGCAGTACATTCTCATTTTTCCTCTCAATGTGGATCCAGGAAAAACGATGTCAATACTGCCTTTGCATTTTTCAATTAATTCCTAGTTCAagatggaggaggatgaggagcctCCTAAACAagagatggaggaggatgaggaggagcccAAACAAGAGATGGAGGAGCCTAAACaagagctggaggaggagcttgAGGAATGAGCTTAAAAATGTTCCGAGGTGCCATCAAGGTTCTTAAACTCTTACAATGCAATTTCAGAACACAGAACTAGTCCTGGAGTATCATTCAAATCCCAAATATTAAAATGTTTACGGCTCACAATGAATACATACTCCGCAACAATATCCATGCTTACGGCTCATAAGATGATTACATACCGCCGTCCATGCTTACGGCTCACAAGATGATTACGGTCACAAGCTGCAACATTAACCCAAAAATACATTGTTTTTATCTTTCATCACTTAATCTAAAAGAATTCATCAAAATAAACAGCCAAGGCCCTGAGTACATAGATCAGGGGCGCAGGCCACAGCTCAGTCCCTTTTCAATGAGTAAAGTAAACGGTATTATGAGTACAGAGGGGGAAGTTAGTCAGGTATTACAATCATATCCACTGACAATGTCATCCTACACTCTCGCAACGAAATGCCATGGCCGAAGTATCTGATGCACAGCAGAAACGATCAAAGCTCTCAGTCTCAAACGCATGCTCTGAGTCTGAGGGTGTCTGGTAAAGCTCATGGCCGAGCAGTTTAACCTCTGCATGCGTGGCGAAACAGAGGGACTTTGTCATCTGCTCTGCTCCAGCTTCACCTTCTGGCGTAAAGTCTTATATTACTCGTActcgtcatcgtcatcctcatactcgtcatcatcatcatcatcgtcatctgTATATCAGACCGAAATATACCAAAGGAAGATTAGAAGAATTGAGGCAAAGGGGCTAGAAGAAAGGCGTGGTGAAAGATCACCCGAAGATCCCACCATCTCAAACAGAGGAATAAACGCAAATACAGTTTAGAAGAAAGGGGGAAGGAGACAAGTAAGGAATAACAATCAGGAGCTGGCGCACCTATAACATGACGGGGATGATTGGGATGCATTTCAGCTTCATGCGTCAGCGCAGCCATGGCTTGCTCTGCCTCCTCCTTGCCAGCACCATCACATTGCAGCTGAGCGATGACAAGCTGCAAAAATGGCAGGTTTCCCAGGCCCAAGTCGAGACTACCGTCATTGCAGGCAATTCCTCTTGCCTCCCGCAGATAAAACCGAGAGAATATAAGATATCTGAGCCTTGGCATAGCTCCATGCTGAAATACCACTAGCCACACAAATTGCTCGAAGCAACAGCTTACAAGGCACGGGAACGCACCAGCACCAACAACGAATCTCGCAAGGATACCGAGGTTCTTGTTGTCCACCTTCAGTTTTAGAAAGCGGAGAGCTGGCAACCTCCCGAGGATTTCGAGATCAACCTGATGTAGCTCCCTCACGGCGATTTCTAGCTTGGTGAGATCCAGAAGAAGCGATGGATTCACCCAAGCCGGCAATGTTGAAAACCAACATCTGTTGAAATCCAATTTGCGGAGATGTCGAGGGGCGACCCAGGCATCCAACCCGCCGATGCTGCATTGACCCTTATAGACCGTGATAACTAGTTTCTGCATCTTTTGTAGCTTGCATAGGCACTCCAACAGCTTGTTGTTCCACTTGTCCAATTGAATATACAACTGCCTCAGTTCAGTTAGCTGGCCCAACTCTTCTATAATGTTTATGGTAGAGTCATCAATGTGTAACCATGACAGCTGTTCAAGGCATGTCATGTTTCCAATTCCGTTTGGAACTCCTGTAAACTCGTTCATGTATAGGCACATCAACTTTCTTAGCTGGACAACACTCGAAGGCAACCTGAAAATTTTAGTACCCCTTACATCTAATGTTTGTAGAAGCTGCAGGTTTCCTATTTCTTCCGGGAGCTGAGAAACACCTGTCCCACAAAGTCCCAAGTATCTCAAGTGATGCAAATTCCCAAGGTACTTAAGGCTACTATTAGCTTGTGAAAGATGGCAGTCTTCTAAATCCAGAACACGTAAAACTTGGCAGCAGGCAAGAGGCGGCGTTAGAGAAGCAGCAGCTGGAAAGACAACAACTGACCTTGCATGTTGCAAGCTCCATGTAGCTTGAGCCATCACATGACTTTCCTGGCCATTCTGAAGGGATAACCTCCGAATTGTATTTGACGGAGATGTACCTCCCATATCACTTAGTACAGTAATAAAGTTTTCTTCACTAGACAAGGAGCGGATAAGATCAAGCACCATATCATGTACACGACATCTTGATATCATATCATTTATCATATTATGAATTGGTTGGATCATGCTTCTATTTATAAGCTCATTGAAGTAACTTTCTCCGAGTTCAAATAGGCTCTTCCCTGCTTTTTCACATTGGATAAAACCTTCACCTATCCACATCCTTATCAATCGATCCTTCTTAATTTCATAATCTTCAGGAAACATGCTcaaatataacaagcaagccCTTAAATGGCACGGTAGCTCATAATAGCTAAATGACAAAATCTTTCTCATATTCTCCACATCTAGATTGTTTTCCAGACCAGTACCAACAGAATTGTACACCTCGTACCACTccattttatttcttgctttgCAAGCTAGCAAACTAGCCATCGTAACTATAGCTAATGGCACACCAGCACATTTCTTCAGTATTCTGTCTGATACTTCGGCCAACTCATCGTCAAGACATTTTACTATGTCTTCATTGTTGTCTTTGCTCCCATTACCAAATATTCTTCCATACAGTAGTTTTCGGGAGCTCTCAAGACAAAGGGGTTTCATCGTGTAGGCACCACCAACTTGTTCGGCTACCTTTAAAACACGAGTAGTTGTGATAATTATGTATCCACCAACATCATCGGGCAAAGCACATCTAATCGTATCCCAAATCGTGACACTCCATATGTCATCAATAACAATGCAGTACCTGCACATATAATACAAAAGTCTTATCATAATAAGCAAACTAATCTAGTTAGGGTACCTGCACTTACGTTTTGAGTTAGTGCCAATGTAACCTTTGTGCATGACGATTATACTATAGTAGTATTGTGAAATCGACGGAGTGTAAATGTTGTGCGATTTCTTCATACCTCTTCGTCTGAAGGAGTTTTCTGGTTTGATCGATGAGTTGCCTCTCATCCAATGTTTGATCATTGACGTTCTTTCCAAGTTCATAGAGCAACCTCTTGAAGAATTCCCTCATGTCAGGATTTTGAGACACAGGAACAAAAGCCCAGCAATCGAATTTTCCCTTGATCTTTTCATACACCACTTTAGCAAGAGTCGTCTTTCCCAGGCCACCAAATCCAACTATGGAAACTACCTTGCCATGCTGGCTGGACACACCATCCCCTTCCACCAGAATGTTAATCACCTCATCCCTTGCCTCATCAATGCCAACGAGCTCTGTTGCCTTCTTGTACTGAGCCAACAAACGAGGATCAACAGCAGCAGGCTTATCGACATCATCGATCTTGTACCTCTCACGCCGCTCGTGCACCTCGATGACACGGCTCTTGATCTCTCTGATTTCTGTAGCAATCTTACGACGAATCTTAGGCTGCCTGAACCATTTGAGGGTCCTATCAATGGCTTCCTTGAAGCTATGCTGTTCGACCGTCTTCCTCCCCTTGCACTGCACGATATATTTGTCAATGTTGTCCTCTATATCGTAGGACATCTCTCTCACTTTCCTAGCCCAGATCTTGTCCTGGTCGTCAATCTTGTCTGCTGGTGTCCTCGAGATCTTCTCGAGGGCACCTTGCATGCTCTCGAGCTCAGCTTGGAGGAAGATGATCCCTCCTTTCACCTCCTTTTGCAGATTGTACTCGCCAACTAGCAGCTCACCGAGCTTGTGCACGAGGCTCGGTAGTGCCCCCACCACGATCTCCATGGATTTGTCCCTGGGCAAGACCAATGAACAGCTTATTTCAGATGGAGAGAACCTCTTTGTGGATGGCCGCTTGGGCTCCTTCGTACGGGGGTGCTCGCCCTGCCTTTTCGTAGGCTGTAGCTATTGCCTACTGGGAATGGATGGGCATGAAGAAGATTGAAGAACAAGAGTGCGGCAGCTAGGACTCACCGGTTTGCTGGATGGCGCCGCCAGCCGCTCGTCGCCGGACCGAGAGGTTGCTTGATTCAAGCTTGCTTGGCCGCCTTGGAAGAGCAAAGCAGAGGTCCATGGGATGCAGATGCAGGGGGAAGGTGAAGGCAATAATTGACGAGAAAGAGCATTGGATCCCTGTGATTCCCAGCACTGTGTCCTGGGCCCCACGCGCTGATGCGCTCCATCCGCTCGAGGATCGAGGTCAAGGTCAAGGGCAGGTTGGTGCGCATTCCTGTAATCCTCTCAAATATTCCTCTCCGTTAGCGATTGGCCGGCCGACCGCACTGCTGATTGCAGGTCCACTGTACAAGAAATAATTCCGCCACCGCTACGCCACAGCGCTGATGtcagcaagaaaaaagaaagctgGATAGGAACTTGTTCAGCAACAGCATTGTTACGGGTAGTTGTGATAATTCTGTATCTAAAAGTATTATGAGGCAAAGCACAACTAATCTTTTcccagcccttgtttacttcacccccaacttccaactttggcactatgcaaaaagaagatttctcatcacatcaaacttgcggtacatgcatggagtactaaatgtagacgaaatcaaaaactaattgcacagttttgttgtactttgcgagacgaatcttttgagcctaattagtcaatatttagataataattcacaaatacaaacgaaacgctacagtgtcgcatttatggtaGAAtatcaattttgccactcccaaattggcaAGTAAACAACTAATGTTTTCCCAGTCGATGGGATGCAGATGCGGGGGAAAGGTAGAGGCAATAATAGATGAGAGAGGTAGTAGAAAGAGCATTGGATCGCTGATTCTATGCACCGTGTCTAGCGCCAAACTATTCCTCATGCATGCGCTCCGTCCGCTGGATTGGTCGCATTGGGCCAGATTGGTCGCAAGCGGAAATATTTTTACAAACTTTTGTGGGACCCACatacaaaaaatattttattttcctccATCCTCTTCCACTTCCTCTTCTCTTCTATCTCC containing:
- the LOC101772925 gene encoding putative disease resistance RPP13-like protein 3, producing MEIVVGALPSLVHKLGELLVGEYNLQKEVKGGIIFLQAELESMQGALEKISRTPADKIDDQDKIWARKVREMSYDIEDNIDKYIVQCKGRKTVEQHSFKEAIDRTLKWFRQPKIRRKIATEIREIKSRVIEVHERRERYKIDDVDKPAAVDPRLLAQYKKATELVGIDEARDEVINILVEGDGVSSQHGKVVSIVGFGGLGKTTLAKVVYEKIKGKFDCWAFVPVSQNPDMREFFKRLLYELGKNVNDQTLDERQLIDQTRKLLQTKRYCIVIDDIWSVTIWDTIRCALPDDVGGYIIITTTRVLKVAEQVGGAYTMKPLCLESSRKLLYGRIFGNGSKDNNEDIVKCLDDELAEVSDRILKKCAGVPLAIVTMASLLACKARNKMEWYEVYNSVGTGLENNLDVENMRKILSFSYYELPCHLRACLLYLSMFPEDYEIKKDRLIRMWIGEGFIQCEKAGKSLFELGESYFNELINRSMIQPIHNMINDMISRCRVHDMVLDLIRSLSSEENFITVLSDMGGTSPSNTIRRLSLQNGQESHVMAQATWSLQHARSVVVFPAAASLTPPLACCQVLRVLDLEDCHLSQANSSLKYLGNLHHLRYLGLCGTGVSQLPEEIGNLQLLQTLDVRGTKIFRLPSSVVQLRKLMCLYMNEFTGVPNGIGNMTCLEQLSWLHIDDSTINIIEELGQLTELRQLYIQLDKWNNKLLECLCKLQKMQKLVITVYKGQCSIGGLDAWVAPRHLRKLDFNRCWFSTLPAWVNPSLLLDLTKLEIAVRELHQVDLEILGRLPALRFLKLKVDNKNLGILARFVVGAGAFPCLVSCCFEQFVWLVVFQHGAMPRLRYLIFSRFYLREARGIACNDGSLDLGLGNLPFLQLVIAQLQCDGAGKEEAEQAMAALTHEAEMHPNHPRHVIDDDDDDDDEYEDDDDEYE